A stretch of Phoenix dactylifera cultivar Barhee BC4 chromosome 16, palm_55x_up_171113_PBpolish2nd_filt_p, whole genome shotgun sequence DNA encodes these proteins:
- the LOC120104103 gene encoding LOB domain-containing protein 20-like, giving the protein MDSKGGGGGAGAGAGGGGGPRGDAGKRAASAGQSAPCGACKFLRRKCVSGCLFAPHFGTEQGAARFAAVHKVFGASNVSKLLAHVPAGRRGDAVLTICYEAQARLADPVYGCVSTILALQHQVAALQAEISIVQSQLINSRLAIAGALHQGTQQLQHIAVLQPAYSSNSSTCHNMADLSSFASGLDLGDTEPASRGFEPLQLSHEEEEEEDSRNPAAFASSVFHPK; this is encoded by the exons ATGGACtcgaaaggaggaggaggcggcgccggcgccggcgccggcggGGGTGGGGGGCCGAGGGGGGACGCAGGGAAGCGTGCTGCCTCGGCAGGCCAGTCGGCGCCGTGCGGGGCGTGCAAGTTCCTGCGCCGCAAGTGCGTGAGCGGGTGTTTGTTCGCGCCGCACTTCGGGACGGAGCAGGGGGCGGCGCGGTTCGCGGCGGTGCACAAGGTGTTCGGAGCGAGCAACGTGTCCAAGCTGCTGGCGCACGTGCCGGCGGGGCGGCGGGGGGACGCGGTGCTCACCATCTGCTACGAGGCGCAGGCCAGGCTCGCCGACCCCGTCTATGGATGCGTCTCCACCATTCTTGCCCTCCAGCATCAG GTGGCAGCGCTGCAAGCCGAGATATCGATCGTGCAGTCTCAGCTAATAAATAGCCGATTGGCGATTGCCGGTGCCCTTCATCAGGGAACGCAGCAGCTGCAGCACATCGCAGTGCTGCAGCCAGCCTACTCCAGCAACTCCTCGACTTGCCATAATATGGCGGATCTGAGCAGCTTCGCCTCCGGCTTAGACCTCGGCGATACCGAGCCGGCTTCAAGAGGTTTCGAGCCACTGCAGCTCTCGcatgaggaggaggaagaggaggacagTCGCAATCCGGCCGCTTTTGCCAGCAGTGTCTTTCATCCAAAATAA